In one window of Tumebacillus algifaecis DNA:
- a CDS encoding DUF441 domain-containing protein has translation MVVGEIILVVLIIIGIVGRASILATAASFLLILKLLSLQRFFPTLERRGLEIGLLFLMISVLVPLVNGKVSTKDLMSAFVSVAGICAIIGGILATYLNGQGLYMLKMDPQLTIGLVIGTVLGIVFLKGIPVGPLMAAAIAAILLKLYNYMFR, from the coding sequence ATCGTGGTCGGAGAGATCATTCTGGTCGTATTGATCATCATTGGCATCGTCGGCAGAGCCAGTATTTTAGCCACAGCTGCCAGCTTTTTACTCATTTTGAAACTGCTGAGTTTACAGCGGTTTTTTCCAACGCTCGAGCGCAGAGGGCTGGAAATCGGACTGCTGTTTCTGATGATTTCAGTCTTGGTGCCGCTCGTCAACGGAAAAGTGTCCACCAAAGATCTAATGAGCGCTTTTGTATCGGTAGCCGGGATCTGTGCGATCATCGGCGGAATCTTGGCTACGTATCTGAACGGTCAAGGTCTGTATATGCTAAAAATGGACCCTCAGTTGACGATCGGGCTGGTCATCGGCACGGTGCTTGGCATCGTCTTCCTCAAAGGCATCCCGGTCGGCCCGCTGATGGCCGCGGCGATCGCTGCCATTTTGCTGAAACTTTACAATTATATGTTTCGGTAA
- a CDS encoding 2-hydroxyacid dehydrogenase yields MNGRPRVLVTRALPEAGMNKLFLHCDVTVFSAERQPTAEELKALLPQYDALLCTLMDKIDRELLQTARPKVVSTYAVGYDNIDIAAATEFGIPVTNTPGVLTNATAEIAWALLMAVTRRIVEADHFVRQGKWSGWSPLMLLGTELAGKTLGIIGCGRIGLAVAKRAKAFEMNTLYLNRRRLEEATENEYGLTYADLDTLLGQADFVSLHVPYTPEAHHLINRDALRKMKRSAFLINTARGAVVDEAALVEALQMGEIAGAGLDVFEAEPQVHAGLLPLQNVVLAPHLGSATWETRTKMAEIAVENTIKVLQGEHPISLVNPEVWTTR; encoded by the coding sequence ATGAACGGACGACCTCGAGTTCTCGTCACTCGCGCGCTACCGGAAGCGGGGATGAACAAGCTCTTTTTGCACTGTGATGTGACCGTCTTCTCCGCAGAACGCCAGCCAACCGCTGAGGAGTTGAAGGCGCTCCTCCCGCAGTATGACGCACTTCTGTGCACACTCATGGACAAAATTGACCGCGAACTGCTTCAAACAGCCCGTCCAAAAGTTGTCAGCACCTACGCGGTCGGCTACGACAACATCGACATCGCTGCCGCTACTGAATTCGGGATTCCGGTCACCAACACGCCGGGTGTGCTCACCAACGCGACCGCAGAGATCGCGTGGGCGCTCTTGATGGCCGTAACTCGGCGCATCGTCGAAGCGGATCATTTCGTCCGCCAAGGCAAATGGAGCGGCTGGTCTCCGCTGATGCTGCTTGGCACCGAACTGGCAGGCAAGACGCTCGGCATCATCGGTTGCGGTCGCATCGGGCTAGCGGTGGCGAAGCGGGCGAAGGCATTTGAGATGAACACGCTCTATTTAAACCGTCGTCGCTTAGAGGAAGCGACCGAAAACGAATACGGCCTGACCTACGCCGATCTTGACACGCTGCTCGGTCAGGCAGATTTCGTATCGCTACATGTGCCGTACACGCCCGAAGCGCATCACCTCATCAACAGAGATGCGTTGCGAAAGATGAAGCGGTCCGCCTTTTTGATCAATACGGCACGCGGGGCGGTCGTGGACGAAGCGGCCCTTGTCGAAGCACTGCAAATGGGGGAGATCGCCGGGGCTGGACTTGACGTTTTTGAAGCAGAGCCGCAAGTACATGCAGGATTGCTCCCTCTACAAAATGTGGTGTTGGCACCACATTTAGGCAGCGCCACTTGGGAGACCCGCACCAAAATGGCCGAGATCGCTGTGGAAAATACGATCAAGGTGCTCCAAGGTGAACACCCGATCTCACTGGTCAACCCAGAAGTCTGGACAACGCGCTAG
- the pepV gene encoding dipeptidase PepV: MFEKWIDQNRDDIIAKTQGVLRIDSVGAESTAPDQPFGPGCAEALDYALQLGQELGFAVKNVDGYAGHIEWGDGDDYIAVLGHLDVVPVGTGWTYPPFGAEIHDGKIYARGAIDDKGPTMAALFAMKAIQASGVQLSKKVRLIMGLDEESNWRCMDRYFEKEPFPIGGFTPDADFPLIYAEKGIYCFNLTKPRHNIETASVVVRELSGGNRVNMVPDSCRIVLTATGDAEAVASQLRHTAEQEGVKCQVDVNGSEITLIVEGISVHSMAPQHGINAIVQAGKLLKVLDTADQAIWAFLSEVDTDGERIGVKMTCHATGPLTSNLGLASVDEETITFTFNLRFPVDKTEDDLIALIKQKTGPIGFDVTDPGIANMKPHYVPLDSEIVQTLLKVYEEETGEKLAPLTTGGGTYARAIPNAVAFGAQFPGQPDVAHQKDEFWEVEHLLKCTKIFAKAIYELAK; the protein is encoded by the coding sequence ATGTTTGAAAAGTGGATTGATCAAAACCGCGACGACATCATCGCCAAAACACAGGGAGTCTTGCGCATCGATTCGGTGGGTGCCGAATCGACCGCTCCCGATCAGCCGTTTGGCCCAGGATGCGCCGAAGCGCTGGACTACGCGCTTCAGCTTGGTCAAGAGCTCGGTTTTGCCGTGAAAAATGTAGATGGCTATGCGGGCCATATCGAATGGGGAGACGGGGACGACTATATCGCCGTACTCGGTCATCTTGACGTCGTGCCGGTCGGGACTGGCTGGACCTATCCGCCTTTTGGCGCAGAGATCCACGACGGCAAAATTTATGCCCGTGGCGCAATCGACGACAAAGGGCCGACGATGGCCGCGCTCTTCGCAATGAAAGCGATTCAAGCATCTGGCGTGCAACTCAGCAAAAAGGTCCGCTTGATCATGGGACTTGATGAAGAATCGAACTGGCGCTGCATGGATCGCTACTTTGAAAAAGAACCGTTTCCGATCGGCGGATTTACTCCAGATGCCGACTTCCCGCTGATCTATGCCGAAAAGGGCATCTACTGCTTCAACCTGACCAAGCCGCGTCACAACATCGAAACCGCTTCGGTTGTCGTTCGTGAGCTGTCCGGCGGCAATCGAGTGAACATGGTGCCAGACAGTTGCCGCATCGTGCTGACCGCAACTGGGGATGCCGAAGCTGTGGCATCGCAGTTGCGGCATACGGCCGAGCAGGAAGGGGTGAAGTGCCAAGTCGATGTGAACGGTAGCGAGATCACGTTGATCGTGGAAGGGATCTCCGTCCATTCCATGGCACCGCAGCATGGGATCAATGCGATCGTACAAGCGGGCAAATTGCTCAAAGTGCTGGACACAGCCGACCAAGCGATCTGGGCGTTTCTCTCCGAAGTGGACACAGATGGCGAGCGCATCGGCGTCAAGATGACCTGCCACGCGACCGGTCCTTTGACCAGCAATCTCGGCCTAGCCAGCGTCGATGAGGAAACGATCACCTTCACGTTTAACCTGCGTTTTCCGGTGGACAAAACGGAGGATGACTTGATTGCTTTGATCAAACAAAAAACGGGGCCGATCGGTTTTGACGTCACAGACCCGGGCATTGCCAACATGAAACCGCACTATGTGCCGCTCGATTCGGAAATCGTGCAAACGCTGCTCAAGGTCTATGAAGAGGAGACCGGTGAGAAACTGGCTCCGCTGACCACAGGCGGAGGCACGTATGCAAGGGCGATCCCGAATGCGGTCGCATTTGGTGCACAATTTCCAGGACAGCCAGATGTCGCCCATCAAAAGGATGAGTTCTGGGAGGTAGAACATCTGCTCAAATGCACCAAAATCTTTGCGAAAGCCATTTACGAACTGGCAAAGTAA
- a CDS encoding substrate-binding domain-containing protein produces MNKTIYDVAREAGVSMATVSRVLNGTAVVKEETKAKVQAAIEKLGYRPNAVARGLASKRTKTIGVILPDVSDLFHAEVLRGIEDIAMMYHYHIILTSSDAREDREIDLIGTMWEKQVDGLVFISERITKEIVRTFEQAQLPVVLCATDDPEGRIPSVAIDNESAAYDATRFFLDQGIANIAFFGGPTTHRVTMERRHGYERALQEAGQSVQESLILHAPDMKYEGAHSVAAEFLRQGHHAAAVVAASDEIALGYLNAVRDRGGNSPQDVLLLGFDNTRLSTIVRPELTTVAQPTYDLGAVSVRLLTKLLNEEPIDDYTVRLPHSIIERTSTKRG; encoded by the coding sequence GTGAACAAGACCATTTATGATGTAGCAAGAGAAGCGGGCGTTTCGATGGCGACCGTGTCCCGCGTGCTAAACGGTACGGCGGTGGTCAAAGAGGAGACGAAAGCGAAAGTCCAAGCTGCCATCGAAAAGCTGGGCTATCGTCCCAACGCCGTCGCGCGCGGGCTGGCCAGCAAGCGGACGAAAACGATTGGTGTCATCCTGCCTGACGTTTCGGACCTTTTCCATGCAGAGGTGCTGCGGGGGATTGAGGATATCGCCATGATGTACCACTATCACATCATCTTGACCAGTTCTGACGCCCGCGAGGATCGGGAAATCGATCTGATCGGCACGATGTGGGAGAAACAGGTGGATGGCCTCGTTTTCATCTCGGAACGCATCACCAAAGAGATTGTCAGAACTTTTGAACAAGCGCAGTTGCCCGTCGTGCTCTGCGCGACCGACGACCCGGAAGGACGCATCCCATCCGTGGCGATTGACAACGAGTCGGCCGCCTATGACGCGACTCGCTTCTTTCTTGATCAAGGGATCGCCAACATCGCCTTCTTTGGCGGCCCGACCACGCATCGCGTCACGATGGAGCGCCGTCATGGCTATGAGAGGGCGCTACAGGAAGCTGGGCAGTCGGTGCAGGAAAGTCTGATTCTTCACGCCCCCGACATGAAATATGAAGGTGCGCACTCGGTCGCGGCCGAATTTTTGCGACAAGGTCACCACGCCGCAGCAGTTGTGGCTGCCAGTGACGAAATCGCACTCGGCTATCTCAACGCCGTCCGCGATCGGGGCGGCAATTCGCCCCAAGATGTGCTCCTGCTTGGATTTGACAACACACGCCTGTCCACCATCGTCCGCCCGGAACTGACCACCGTCGCGCAGCCGACCTATGACCTCGGTGCCGTTTCGGTGCGTCTGCTCACCAAACTGCTCAATGAAGAACCGATCGATGACTACACCGTCCGTTTGCCACATTCGATCATCGAACGGACTTCGACGAAACGGGGATGA
- the comA gene encoding phosphosulfolactate synthase, with amino-acid sequence MRSSFERAWDDILRDPLPGRLAKPRTTSGLTMLIDTGLGLTETYDLVELSGPYIDFVKLGFGTSKLYPVPVLRDKISFLQTHHIEVYPGGTFLEAAILQNRWQPFLERCLDLGFQTVEVSDGTIPLAPEKRSEIIRYATHQGLKVITEVGKKEDGLHLPVETQLQLIDADLQAGAFKVILEGRESGKSVGFFAEDGSIRQDDFDELTSQVQNLDQLIWEAPLKSQQQELIGAFGPNVNFGNINPRDIVALEALRVGLRSDTLRLTL; translated from the coding sequence ATGCGTTCATCGTTCGAACGTGCTTGGGATGACATCTTGCGTGATCCGCTGCCTGGTCGTCTCGCCAAACCGCGAACGACCAGCGGCCTTACCATGTTGATCGATACAGGTCTCGGCCTGACTGAGACTTATGATCTGGTAGAGTTGTCCGGTCCCTATATCGATTTTGTCAAATTGGGATTTGGCACTTCGAAACTGTATCCTGTGCCCGTGTTGCGTGACAAAATTTCCTTTTTACAAACTCACCACATCGAAGTCTACCCTGGCGGAACCTTCCTCGAAGCAGCCATTTTGCAAAACAGGTGGCAACCGTTTCTGGAACGCTGTCTCGACCTCGGATTTCAGACCGTAGAAGTGTCGGATGGAACGATCCCGCTCGCGCCGGAAAAGCGATCAGAGATCATCCGCTACGCGACTCATCAGGGGTTGAAAGTGATCACCGAAGTAGGTAAGAAGGAGGACGGCCTCCACCTCCCCGTCGAGACACAGTTGCAACTGATCGATGCTGACTTGCAGGCGGGTGCCTTCAAAGTGATTCTGGAAGGGCGTGAATCAGGCAAGTCGGTCGGTTTCTTTGCAGAGGACGGTTCGATCCGCCAAGACGATTTTGATGAGCTCACATCGCAGGTGCAAAATCTGGATCAACTGATCTGGGAAGCACCGCTCAAATCGCAACAGCAAGAACTGATCGGTGCATTTGGCCCGAACGTCAATTTCGGAAATATCAATCCGCGCGACATCGTCGCCTTGGAAGCGCTACGCGTCGGTCTGCGTAGCGACACGCTTCGCTTGACCCTGTAA
- a CDS encoding MFS transporter translates to MAATKPKKAIHFLPLFALATVPLIMVLGNSMLIPILPQMQEEIGISKFQASLVITLFSVPAGVIIPLAGFLSDRYTRKVVIIPALLLYGAGGVVAGVAAWLMDQPYAVIMAGRVLQGLGAAGTASIAMALAGDLWSGASRAKALGIIEASNGLGKVLSPIIGSLIALLFWYAAFFAFPIICILSAALVYFFVKEPKKSGSKQSPKEYIGALKKTFKAQGKWLLTAYLAGSIALFILFGVLFYISQILEEKYKVADLMRGLILSIPLLAMCTTSLVTGAKIKKNMRLMKILIVSGLALIGVPLAIAAFFNNPYVSLGLLVVSGIGTGLVLPCLNTMITSAVQKAERGAVTALYGSVRFLGVAAGPPIFGALMDTPKIMFSIMAALAGVCAVMAFFLIQVGTEGGGSNPERYEQIAQQQKLLTRRKARA, encoded by the coding sequence ATGGCCGCGACGAAACCGAAAAAAGCGATTCATTTCCTTCCCTTGTTCGCGTTGGCAACCGTACCGCTGATCATGGTGCTTGGCAACTCGATGCTGATCCCAATCCTCCCTCAGATGCAAGAGGAGATCGGCATATCCAAATTCCAAGCTTCCTTGGTCATCACGCTGTTCTCTGTCCCAGCTGGGGTGATCATCCCGCTGGCCGGCTTTCTCTCCGACCGTTACACAAGAAAAGTTGTCATCATTCCGGCCTTGCTCCTGTATGGAGCAGGAGGCGTTGTCGCCGGAGTGGCTGCCTGGCTGATGGACCAACCTTATGCAGTGATCATGGCTGGACGCGTCTTGCAAGGTCTCGGGGCGGCGGGGACAGCTTCGATCGCGATGGCGCTGGCTGGAGATCTCTGGAGCGGTGCTTCGCGCGCCAAGGCGCTTGGCATCATCGAAGCTTCGAACGGATTAGGCAAAGTGCTGTCACCGATCATCGGCTCTTTGATTGCACTCTTGTTCTGGTACGCCGCATTTTTCGCGTTTCCCATCATCTGTATCCTTTCGGCCGCACTGGTCTATTTTTTCGTCAAAGAACCAAAGAAAAGCGGCTCGAAACAATCGCCAAAAGAGTATATCGGCGCTTTGAAAAAAACATTCAAGGCGCAAGGTAAATGGCTGCTCACCGCCTATTTGGCAGGTTCGATCGCACTTTTTATCCTATTTGGCGTCCTCTTTTATATCTCGCAGATCCTCGAAGAAAAATACAAGGTTGCCGACCTGATGCGCGGCCTGATCCTGTCCATTCCACTGCTGGCGATGTGCACGACCTCACTGGTGACGGGCGCGAAGATCAAAAAGAACATGCGGTTGATGAAGATTTTGATCGTATCCGGACTGGCGCTGATCGGCGTTCCGCTGGCGATCGCCGCCTTTTTCAACAACCCGTATGTGTCGCTCGGCCTGCTCGTCGTCTCCGGGATCGGCACCGGACTGGTCCTGCCCTGCCTGAACACGATGATCACCTCCGCCGTACAGAAAGCGGAGCGCGGGGCGGTCACAGCGCTTTATGGCAGCGTGCGTTTCCTCGGCGTCGCGGCGGGCCCCCCGATCTTCGGCGCTTTGATGGACACTCCGAAGATCATGTTTTCGATCATGGCCGCTTTGGCTGGTGTCTGTGCGGTGATGGCTTTCTTCCTGATCCAGGTCGGTACAGAGGGTGGCGGTAGCAATCCCGAACGGTATGAACAGATTGCCCAACAACAAAAGCTTCTGACGCGAAGAAAAGCGCGGGCGTAA
- a CDS encoding adaptor protein MecA, which translates to MRVEKLGDNKVRIMLSYDDLDQRGIDREEIWQNGRKVQELFWDMMEKAYLETGFEVAGPIAVEAFTMPTEGVVVVITQLPALPVQAEQELVEEDDEADAAMDSPDPFGAFTFVFQDLEDVIRVAHSLQAYEAVGGTLYHYKERYHLFFDEEEVGEDLYDTFWSILHEYGELSPTTKAMLDEYGKRVMDGNAVQTITQHFPLR; encoded by the coding sequence ATGCGCGTAGAGAAGCTCGGAGACAACAAAGTCCGGATCATGCTCTCTTATGACGACCTCGATCAACGCGGCATCGACCGGGAAGAAATTTGGCAAAACGGTCGGAAAGTTCAAGAGCTGTTCTGGGATATGATGGAGAAGGCTTATCTGGAAACCGGTTTTGAAGTCGCCGGTCCGATCGCAGTGGAAGCGTTCACGATGCCGACCGAAGGCGTTGTGGTCGTGATCACCCAACTGCCGGCACTACCTGTTCAAGCGGAGCAGGAGCTGGTGGAAGAGGATGACGAGGCGGATGCGGCGATGGACTCACCCGATCCGTTCGGTGCGTTCACCTTCGTGTTCCAAGACTTGGAAGACGTGATCCGCGTCGCGCACTCGCTCCAAGCGTATGAGGCGGTAGGCGGCACGCTTTACCACTACAAGGAACGCTATCATCTGTTCTTCGATGAAGAAGAGGTCGGAGAAGACTTGTACGACACGTTCTGGTCGATTTTGCATGAATATGGAGAGTTGTCGCCAACCACGAAGGCGATGCTCGATGAATATGGAAAGCGGGTCATGGACGGCAATGCTGTGCAAACGATCACGCAGCACTTTCCGCTTCGCTAA